Proteins encoded in a region of the Candidatus Zixiibacteriota bacterium genome:
- a CDS encoding M28 family peptidase, with translation MSKRFSLVALILLLGTANALGTDLYRVLVPSHAVAERLAALDIEPVVRLSNGYLVLVESDKIRDLDETGTQFELIERDITKDELAVDTRLDLGNVGMYPLVYEEDNLRIFRAKFTELSQSKTQIDLAPVSIRPMIIEYNEPRRFDKALLAAGVDLDSLIGLVSEDSLISYTERLQAYYRRLSGSDSCYAAAEWTKEKFMSFGYDSVYTDSFTTSISGSPTIVKNTIAVKVGTLRPNRYIVVGGHRDGVSSSPAADDNGSGTAGTLEIARVLAGSEPTMTFIFITFSGEEQGLLGAYHYADNAAANGDTIDYMLNMDMIAHYENTTQANLFYGSDNSYSILWQELADSLVGISGVLAGSSGGSDHYPFAQNGYTVTFVHEYIFSTVYHSYRDSTSYMDFDYMTKLVKASLATVYAVMQDVTAPRIEFAYPAGVPFYLEPDVTTPFDLQLNPVNGAELVPGTAMLNYSIDGAPVTSVALTQIFENLYQAELPAVTCDEQIGYYVSAEDVYSGMYYDPPPSDPNVPWIATSVIASIDDNFETDQGWIASNLGATSGDWQRGIPVNDPGWDYDPVTDGDGSGRCFLTQNQTGNTDVDGGAVRLTSPTFDMSNGGLISYEYFLFLTNVAGGIDKLLVEINSEGGIGTWTEIANHDTDGGLTWRHHEITEAELIAAGVDLTSTMKIRFTANDDDPQSIVEAGLDGFSVLSFECSSQQWVCGDADSSGEVDIDDAVFLIAYIFAGGPAPDPIEAGDADCTGAIDIDDAVYLITYIFASGPVPCADC, from the coding sequence ATGTCAAAAAGATTCAGTCTGGTTGCACTGATTCTGCTTCTGGGAACGGCCAACGCCCTAGGAACAGACCTTTACAGAGTACTCGTCCCAAGTCATGCCGTCGCTGAGCGACTTGCCGCCCTGGACATTGAGCCTGTGGTGCGGCTCTCCAACGGCTATCTTGTACTCGTTGAATCGGACAAAATACGGGACCTCGATGAAACTGGGACTCAGTTTGAGCTTATCGAACGGGACATTACCAAAGATGAGCTTGCCGTAGATACGCGCCTCGACCTCGGGAATGTCGGCATGTATCCGCTCGTATATGAAGAGGATAATCTCAGGATATTTCGAGCAAAATTCACAGAGCTGTCTCAGTCGAAAACCCAAATTGATCTGGCACCGGTTTCGATTCGTCCCATGATAATAGAATACAATGAGCCTCGGAGGTTCGACAAAGCTCTGCTCGCTGCCGGTGTGGATCTTGATTCGCTGATTGGCCTGGTCTCAGAGGACTCACTGATTTCCTATACTGAAAGGCTTCAGGCATATTACAGAAGATTGAGCGGAAGTGATTCCTGCTACGCGGCTGCTGAATGGACCAAAGAGAAGTTCATGTCCTTTGGTTATGATTCTGTCTATACAGATTCGTTCACGACCAGCATATCGGGCAGTCCGACTATTGTCAAGAACACTATTGCTGTCAAAGTAGGCACACTGCGACCCAATCGGTATATCGTGGTTGGTGGGCACCGGGATGGGGTGTCGAGCTCTCCTGCCGCCGATGATAACGGCTCGGGGACAGCCGGGACGCTCGAAATCGCGAGGGTGCTGGCTGGTTCTGAACCTACTATGACGTTTATCTTCATAACCTTCAGTGGTGAAGAACAGGGCTTGCTCGGGGCCTACCATTATGCCGATAACGCCGCTGCAAACGGCGACACGATAGACTACATGCTCAATATGGATATGATTGCGCATTACGAGAACACAACACAGGCGAATCTATTCTATGGTTCCGACAACAGCTATTCGATCTTGTGGCAGGAACTGGCAGATTCGCTGGTTGGCATAAGCGGTGTCTTGGCTGGAAGTTCCGGCGGTTCTGACCACTACCCGTTCGCCCAGAATGGATACACTGTTACGTTCGTGCATGAGTACATTTTCTCGACTGTGTATCACTCCTATCGGGACAGCACGTCGTATATGGACTTTGACTACATGACGAAGCTCGTTAAGGCGTCTCTGGCAACGGTCTACGCCGTCATGCAGGATGTAACGGCTCCCCGGATCGAATTCGCATATCCGGCTGGAGTGCCATTCTATCTGGAGCCTGATGTCACAACCCCCTTCGATTTACAGCTCAATCCTGTCAACGGCGCAGAACTTGTACCGGGAACCGCGATGTTGAATTACTCAATCGACGGCGCGCCGGTCACGAGCGTCGCACTGACACAGATTTTCGAGAACCTGTACCAGGCGGAACTGCCTGCAGTCACGTGTGACGAGCAGATTGGATACTATGTCAGCGCAGAGGACGTTTACTCCGGTATGTACTACGATCCTCCCCCCTCGGATCCGAATGTTCCGTGGATTGCCACGAGTGTAATAGCTTCGATTGACGACAATTTCGAGACTGATCAGGGATGGATTGCTTCGAATCTTGGGGCGACCAGCGGCGATTGGCAGCGAGGGATACCAGTCAACGATCCGGGTTGGGATTATGATCCGGTGACCGACGGTGATGGCAGCGGGCGATGTTTTCTCACGCAGAACCAAACCGGAAATACCGATGTCGATGGTGGCGCTGTCAGGCTTACATCACCGACGTTTGATATGTCCAACGGTGGACTGATCAGCTATGAGTACTTCCTATTCCTGACCAATGTGGCAGGCGGAATCGATAAACTGCTTGTGGAGATCAATAGCGAGGGCGGTATCGGAACCTGGACGGAAATCGCGAATCATGATACAGATGGAGGCCTGACCTGGCGCCATCACGAAATCACTGAGGCGGAGCTGATTGCGGCAGGTGTCGATTTGACTTCGACTATGAAGATTAGATTCACGGCCAATGATGATGATCCGCAGAGTATTGTTGAAGCCGGGCTGGATGGCTTCTCCGTCTTGTCGTTCGAATGTAGCTCTCAGCAGTGGGTATGCGGCGATGCCGACAGTTCCGGCGAAGTCGATATCGATGATGCCGTTTTCTTGATAGCCTATATATTTGCCGGCGGACCGGCCCCCGATCCGATCGAGGCGGGTGATGCTGATTGTACGGGCGCCATCGACATCGATGATGCGGTGTATTTGATAACTTATATCTTTGCCTCAGGACCGGTGCCGTGCGCTGATTGCTGA
- a CDS encoding dockerin type I repeat-containing protein, which yields MELLNVTGVGVRTRPAAMIGILLCTVLLLGALSDLSAASNARAEAAFRLLQSDYPAVNAYRSDEGRITRIYGRAFGSGSSPEDAAEEFRVAYSAVLGAEASDLLPVSRLADGRHTQPVMYNSQTGESKFTLVYYSQFRDGLPVFRADVRLLVRNEPGYPVVLAASALRDLGDFSAANRSGINIGTSRNIVSIEHPTLTEFTEPKEVIWAGYDDINSEPIHAIVFEGFNDNSERWLFVADAGTGEILYQEDRIIFEDVPGNVSGLATEGSGAEHCEDEILMAMPYAEVNIGASQKYTDIYGDFLFKEIFASPVTVESPMTGEFFTIFNYLGSVEDMTQIVTPPDPANFTHNASNTEYIRSQVNAYIQSNVVRDLTLQHNSFYPAVSTQTGFPVYVNRNDGYCPGNAWYDPGDESLNFCATGSGYPNTAWSTVIHHEYGHHLVNMAGSGQGQYGEGLGDVMGLLITDESGTGFGFFGDCATPLRDANNTKQYPCGGEIHDCGQLLSGCVWDTRNELMVTYPGGEYQDTLANLAINSILLHTGNMITPQITIDWLTLDDDDANIDNGTPHREEICAGFGAHNMDCPALAYVSFEYPSGQPEIVNPNQTETIPVNVNAVAGTPIQGTGAMFISVDGGLFLPGVMDEVSPNQYEVVLPATDCGSIISWYVTAETLEGGTVSDPPDAPASSFSAVVATGSDVFFEDNFQTNQGWTVSSSAVDGQWQRGDPVGGGDRGDPANDYDGSGMCYVTDNTDGNSDVDDGSTTLYSPILNLEGINARISYARWYSNNMGDSPYADEMTIDVSSDGGGSWTNVEIVGPVDEASGGWYESGFWVNAYVTPTTNMQVRFVASDLGAGSIVEAGLDAFGVVAYTCEITYICGDADGSTAIDIDDAVYLIQYIFASGSPPDPLESGDADCSGAVDIDDAVFLIAYIFAQGPEPCSTCP from the coding sequence GTGGAATTACTGAATGTTACTGGCGTCGGAGTCCGAACAAGGCCAGCCGCAATGATTGGCATCCTGCTATGCACAGTCCTGCTTCTCGGCGCCCTAAGCGACCTATCCGCGGCGAGCAATGCCCGGGCTGAGGCGGCATTCAGGCTACTGCAATCTGATTATCCTGCAGTGAATGCTTACAGAAGTGACGAGGGGAGAATTACGCGGATCTACGGCAGGGCATTTGGCTCCGGAAGCAGCCCTGAAGATGCCGCAGAGGAGTTCAGAGTTGCCTATTCGGCGGTCCTGGGCGCCGAGGCGAGCGACCTGCTGCCCGTCAGTCGTCTTGCTGACGGTAGACACACTCAGCCGGTTATGTACAACTCGCAGACCGGTGAATCGAAATTCACTCTCGTTTATTACTCGCAGTTCAGGGACGGCCTGCCGGTCTTCAGGGCCGACGTCAGGTTACTTGTCCGCAATGAGCCGGGCTATCCTGTCGTTCTTGCAGCATCTGCACTGCGTGATCTGGGTGATTTCAGTGCCGCCAATCGGTCTGGAATCAATATAGGGACATCGAGGAACATCGTAAGTATCGAGCACCCGACTTTGACAGAATTCACAGAACCTAAAGAGGTGATATGGGCGGGCTATGACGACATAAATTCTGAGCCGATTCACGCCATCGTATTTGAGGGATTTAACGATAATTCCGAGAGATGGCTGTTTGTAGCCGACGCCGGCACCGGCGAAATCCTGTACCAAGAAGATCGGATCATCTTCGAGGATGTGCCCGGAAATGTGAGCGGACTGGCGACCGAGGGAAGCGGTGCGGAGCATTGCGAAGATGAGATACTTATGGCAATGCCGTATGCTGAAGTCAACATAGGCGCTTCCCAGAAGTACACTGACATTTACGGTGATTTTCTGTTCAAGGAGATCTTCGCATCCCCTGTTACAGTCGAATCACCTATGACGGGAGAGTTCTTCACAATCTTCAATTATCTCGGAAGTGTGGAAGACATGACACAAATTGTCACCCCTCCCGATCCTGCTAATTTCACTCACAATGCTTCAAACACTGAGTATATCAGATCCCAGGTCAATGCTTATATACAATCTAACGTAGTACGCGACCTGACTCTGCAGCACAATTCGTTCTATCCCGCGGTTTCGACTCAGACGGGCTTCCCCGTGTATGTCAATCGCAACGATGGATACTGTCCCGGGAATGCCTGGTACGATCCGGGCGATGAATCTCTGAATTTCTGTGCTACGGGAAGTGGCTATCCCAATACCGCCTGGTCAACAGTGATACATCATGAGTACGGGCATCACCTGGTGAATATGGCAGGGAGCGGTCAGGGGCAATATGGCGAAGGCCTCGGCGACGTGATGGGGTTGTTGATTACGGATGAATCCGGAACAGGATTCGGATTCTTCGGCGATTGTGCCACACCATTAAGAGATGCAAACAATACAAAGCAGTATCCGTGCGGCGGCGAAATTCATGATTGCGGACAGCTCTTATCAGGTTGTGTGTGGGATACACGTAATGAATTGATGGTAACCTATCCCGGTGGCGAGTACCAGGATACTCTCGCAAATCTTGCGATAAACTCAATACTGCTGCACACTGGTAACATGATTACACCTCAAATCACTATCGATTGGCTAACTCTCGATGATGATGATGCCAATATCGATAACGGCACTCCGCATCGCGAAGAAATTTGTGCCGGTTTCGGCGCGCACAACATGGATTGCCCTGCGCTGGCATATGTGTCATTTGAGTACCCCAGCGGTCAGCCAGAGATTGTGAACCCGAATCAGACTGAAACGATTCCAGTGAATGTTAATGCAGTTGCAGGTACACCGATTCAGGGCACAGGTGCGATGTTCATCTCCGTCGACGGTGGGCTTTTCCTGCCCGGAGTGATGGACGAAGTGAGTCCGAATCAGTACGAGGTCGTGCTTCCGGCAACCGATTGCGGAAGTATCATCAGTTGGTACGTTACGGCAGAGACTCTCGAGGGTGGAACGGTATCGGATCCTCCTGACGCCCCGGCAAGTTCTTTCTCTGCTGTAGTCGCTACGGGATCGGATGTCTTCTTCGAGGATAACTTTCAGACCAACCAGGGCTGGACTGTATCGAGTTCTGCTGTTGATGGACAGTGGCAGCGGGGAGATCCTGTCGGAGGCGGTGATCGAGGTGATCCCGCTAACGATTATGATGGCTCCGGCATGTGCTATGTGACCGATAACACGGACGGAAATTCGGATGTTGATGATGGTTCGACCACCCTCTATTCTCCGATTCTGAATCTCGAGGGGATCAATGCCAGGATCAGCTATGCAAGGTGGTATTCCAATAATATGGGCGACTCGCCATATGCTGATGAGATGACCATCGATGTGTCAAGCGATGGCGGTGGGAGCTGGACCAATGTCGAGATCGTCGGCCCGGTCGATGAGGCCTCCGGTGGATGGTACGAGAGCGGATTCTGGGTCAATGCGTATGTGACGCCTACGACCAACATGCAGGTACGATTTGTCGCATCGGATCTTGGCGCCGGCTCGATTGTCGAAGCTGGGCTCGATGCATTTGGGGTCGTGGCATACACGTGCGAGATTACATATATCTGTGGTGATGCGGATGGGTCGACAGCCATCGATATCGATGATGCGGTTTATTTGATACAGTACATTTTTGCGAGTGGATCACCGCCTGACCCGCTTGAGTCGGGAGATGCCGACTGCTCAGGTGCGGTTGATATCGATGATGCGGTTTTCCTGATCGCTTATATATTTGCTCAGGGACCTGAACCCTGTTCTACGTGTCCGTAA
- a CDS encoding RluA family pseudouridine synthase, whose translation MEQHNFLVEPDDDFRRVDHYLQSKLPNISRTYIQKLIAEGHVTVNGCDVRGSYRPHEGDEIDVVIPELREFHLVAQNIPLDVVFEDDEIIVVNKPVGMVSHPAPGHWDGTLVNALLHHVKDFKGISGKLRPGLVHRLDMETSGLIVVAKSDKSLAFLADEMKERRIKRRYVAFIWGHMPEENGTIEAPIGRSRKDRKRMAVTDSGSRPATTKYDVIAQYEFAAKLELQLVTGRTHQIRVHLAHAGHPVIGDPDYGGREKALRGMFDQHRAMAREILQNIDRQALHAFKLSFMHPVSRLLVTFESALPGDMQQVESLLSSSS comes from the coding sequence ATGGAGCAGCACAATTTCCTGGTTGAGCCGGATGATGACTTCCGCAGAGTGGACCACTATCTCCAGTCGAAGCTTCCAAACATCTCCCGAACCTACATTCAGAAGCTGATTGCGGAAGGCCATGTCACGGTCAACGGGTGCGATGTGAGAGGATCATATAGACCTCATGAAGGTGACGAAATTGATGTAGTCATTCCTGAACTCAGGGAATTTCACCTCGTAGCGCAAAATATCCCGCTTGATGTTGTGTTCGAGGACGATGAAATCATCGTAGTGAACAAGCCTGTCGGAATGGTGTCGCATCCAGCACCGGGGCACTGGGACGGCACACTCGTCAATGCTCTTCTCCATCATGTGAAGGACTTCAAAGGCATCTCCGGTAAACTGCGCCCCGGTCTGGTTCATCGCCTCGATATGGAGACTTCCGGCCTGATAGTTGTTGCGAAGAGTGATAAGTCGCTCGCATTCCTGGCAGACGAGATGAAGGAACGGAGGATAAAACGCCGGTATGTTGCGTTTATCTGGGGACATATGCCGGAAGAGAATGGTACGATCGAGGCACCGATCGGCAGGTCCAGGAAGGATCGCAAGAGAATGGCGGTGACCGATTCCGGTTCACGTCCTGCGACTACCAAATATGATGTCATTGCGCAATACGAATTCGCCGCGAAACTCGAGCTACAGCTCGTTACAGGCAGAACCCACCAAATACGAGTGCATCTGGCACACGCAGGCCATCCGGTCATTGGGGACCCCGACTATGGTGGCAGGGAAAAAGCGCTGCGGGGCATGTTTGATCAACACCGTGCAATGGCAAGGGAGATTCTGCAAAACATAGATCGCCAGGCACTCCACGCGTTCAAGCTGTCGTTCATGCACCCGGTATCGAGGCTTTTGGTCACGTTTGAATCGGCACTTCCCGGCGATATGCAGCAGGTTGAGTCTCTGTTGTCCAGTTCATCGTAA
- the lspA gene encoding signal peptidase II produces the protein MTGLGSDALSRDRRSNRYILLLLSVSLLLLLLDILTKYLIQSNFVPGESLSIFGDTVRLTYVLNPKGAFGVSVGSNTFHIVTSFVVIAVVVYVFWRGLGASRLVDLSLAAILSGAIGNLIDRIRLGTVVDFADIDVPDIDFVGLYMTRWPVFNVADAAISVGMAIIILSLVFSRQHGNSPESDLERGAGTESP, from the coding sequence TTGACGGGTCTAGGCTCAGATGCACTGTCACGCGACCGGCGCAGCAATAGATACATTCTTCTGTTGTTGTCTGTCTCTCTTCTGCTACTTCTTCTTGATATCCTGACCAAATATCTCATCCAGTCAAATTTCGTTCCCGGCGAATCACTTTCGATATTCGGCGATACTGTTCGCTTGACATACGTGCTCAATCCGAAGGGCGCGTTTGGAGTATCTGTTGGATCGAATACATTCCACATCGTTACTTCATTCGTCGTGATTGCGGTAGTGGTTTATGTGTTCTGGAGGGGATTGGGTGCGAGCAGGCTGGTGGATTTATCGCTGGCGGCCATACTGAGCGGCGCTATAGGCAATCTGATAGACCGCATCCGGCTCGGGACGGTCGTAGACTTTGCAGACATTGATGTTCCAGATATAGATTTCGTAGGCCTGTACATGACGCGCTGGCCGGTTTTCAATGTCGCCGATGCCGCTATTTCTGTCGGCATGGCTATAATTATACTGTCTCTTGTGTTCAGTCGTCAGCATGGCAATAGTCCTGAGTCGGACTTGGAGCGGGGAGCAGGCACCGAAAGCCCGTAG
- a CDS encoding TraR/DksA C4-type zinc finger protein, giving the protein MRTRDMKKYEKLLLERRREVLHEMGLLRGSVADATTKEATGDHSSYSYHMADQGTDAMEREKTFMFASKSQRFLYHIDEALRRIKDKTYGKCIKCDSEIGTARLTALPHARFCIKCKEEEESDSKKRQ; this is encoded by the coding sequence ATGCGCACCCGTGATATGAAGAAGTACGAAAAGCTTCTTCTGGAGAGAAGAAGGGAAGTCCTTCACGAAATGGGGCTCCTTCGAGGATCTGTGGCGGATGCAACAACCAAGGAGGCTACGGGTGATCACTCGAGCTACTCCTATCACATGGCGGATCAGGGGACGGATGCTATGGAGAGGGAGAAGACATTCATGTTTGCCTCCAAGAGCCAGCGTTTTCTCTACCACATTGATGAGGCGTTGCGCCGCATTAAGGACAAGACCTATGGCAAGTGTATAAAGTGCGATTCTGAGATAGGAACGGCGCGGCTCACCGCTCTTCCTCATGCGCGCTTTTGTATCAAGTGTAAAGAGGAGGAAGAGAGCGATTCCAAGAAGAGACAATGA